CTAGAGAGATTCAGATGGCAGTGGATGTCGGACAGGCCAAGCATAGAAGGTTATGTgaggaggcggtggcggGGTCGAGGGCGTATTGCGACATGGCGGCggaggggaggaggcatGCGGTGGAGCTGACGGGGGATTATAGGACTGTGAGGGTTGATGAGTGGGGGAATCGGATTTGGTGAGACTTGAGATATCGCCTGCAAATTGCACCCTAAAAGATTtcttatacctacctacctacgtctATCTACAGAGTTCCCatgaaccccccccccctgggAATTTTTTTGTCTAATTTaggccaccaccacatcgTTTGGGGAAGAGGTGTCCAAAGTATGATACTTTACGgtcgatacctacctacctacctaggtaccttcctctcttttaAGCCCTGGTATCTTCTTTCTAGGTAAGGTCTGAAATCGTGTTTATCAGTGGTCTATAAAAAGGACAGCGCTACCATTGTAACTGTGAAGCAATCCGTCTTTACTACGAGCACAGCGCGTGGTGAGAAGTATTTattgagaagaaaaagaatcgAACCAccaaactacctacctagccacTGCGGCGGCGCATATTCCTTAAAAGGGGTTACTTAAGAACTTTACACGGCATATGGTTTCCAGTTGCTTCCAATTCACTACCATCAACAGGAACccacccaaacccaaacgGCGGGCATGAGCCAAAGTAtcaggggagggggggccTCACGACACACGTCAcgtcatgtcatgtcattcGCGGGAAAAGCTctagactaggtaggtacctacctaccataaTAGTAACGAATCgaatcctttttttttgtcttcctTCCCTGTCTCTTTCGATCCCCTGATTGATTTTTCGAGAGGTCATATATgtgtaaggtacctacctacctacctacctacctatttacGTACTAGACTAGTCTGCCATGAAACACTTCCCTACAAAGGCCGTCTCGAGGGTTGAGATTTCGGCGGCgtctcgaagaagaagaagaagaagaagaagaagaagaagaagaagaagaagaagaagaagaagaaggggaactttctttttcccttggTGGCTGGATTTCCCGTAATGGGTAAACAACATAAAGCAGGACGGGACCAAGAGAGTGAGTGATAGTGTGAAAAAATTGgaatggtttttttttttttttttttttttttttttttttttttttttttttgtttgtttgtttgaaGCCTTTCGAGAAGATGTGGGCGGGGATCATAAATGTCAACAATGGAGAGAAGAGGACTTactaaggtaggtatgtactaCTATCGACCCTTCACCCCGCCAATCGCGGTAGTACCTAGTGTATggacgttttttttttccagaTAGGGCTGGTTGAGTAGGTATACGTGGAGGAAGCATAGTAGGATTAGTATAGTACAAACATTACCAGGGTAATTAAGTCTAGGTCTAGATGATGAGATCACTCGCTACCTAACTTGGAATATCTCGTCCCAAGAATCAAGTGAAATTGGGGATGCACGGCGGGAGCGAGGGATACAAAGTACTCTCAGCTTCGAGCGTGTTATCCGTGTCTATCTATCATGGAGCATACCAATGATGATCTCTTGCAAATCAGAACccgaaaagaagggaaaaaaaaaaaaaaaaaaaaaaaaaaaaagaacgagaaagaaaggaagaagcggaTATGGGGTTTGTAAACATGGTCAGGAGACCTGACTTTGGCATAATGATGCCACTGCGGTGTTTATCTAGCGACAATCGCAGGTCGTCCTGGATGCTTATGGGGTTGTAACTGTTAATCACTCTTTCGAATAACTTGTAAACTAAGGTGTGACTTTCTCCGCGCGAGTGTCTGACCTTCTGACCGAATAGAATACCAAGACCGGTTGTTTGATATAGGGATGATAGTAAAGCAACATCTTCGAGACAAAGCATATTTAGCTATGTTGCTACCCCTTGTGAAGCTTTATGCCCAGCACGCTTAACTTCTAACCACAGACTCCTCCTTGAACGCtgatcttccttcttcctctgccaTTTAACCTCATAATCCCACTCATGTGTTTTAAACGAAGATACGGGCcgaccaacaccacccaaCCTATGACCCAGTAGCCTCCCGGTAAAACGTCAAACTTCTATTCGCTCCCGCCGCCACAAACATCTCCCCTTTACCCATCCCCGGGGCGAGCACCTTCTCCGACTTTGGCAACCACCTCACACACCAGAGGGCGCTTTCCGTCTCACTGTGCGTCGCGACACAGACACCCCTCGCCACATCCCACACCCTGACTTTGCCGTCCAGCGATCCGCTCAACAGGTATTCGCCCGTGTCGTTCCAGTCGATCGATGTAATCCATGCGGGCCGAGTGCCCGTGGCAGATAGGTTGGCGACGTGCTCGCCGTGCTGCATGTCGTAGATGGCGATGATGCCTGCGTTGCCAGCGGCGGCAAGACGCTTGCAGCCGGGGGAGAAGGCGACGGCGCGGATTGGTTTTGCGAGGCCTGTTTTGTAGCCCGTTAGCACCCACTACCTTATCCATTTCCCCTTAGACACGAAGAGAAGACTCACCAGAAAGCGAATAAACCATCCTCCCCGCATCATTATTAAACACATACACCCCGCCATTCTCATGTCCACTCGCCGTAAACTTGCCATCCCTACTCAAATCCACCGCCATCGCAAAGCTGCCCGTCCCTACACTGTCgtgtccaccaccaccacctgcacTCGCCCCCGTTTCGTAGGTTTGTATCTTTGCCTTCCCCAAAACATCCCACACGTGAATCCGTCCGTCGCTTGTCGTAGCCGCTAGATATCCCTCGTCCGCACTCAGCGCAACGGCCCAGACATcgcccttttccttcttgttgTCGGGGGTCGGGAGTGTCCAGTAGAGCGACCACTGGTCGGTTTCGGGGTTGCGGTGCCAGACTTTGGTGTCGCCGCCGAAACCGACAGAGACAAACGTGTTGCCGGGACCGCCgcgggcggtggtgatgtggtGGCAGCCGAGGCGGTGGGCGTTGGAGAGGGTTTGCGTGAGAGGAAAGGTGggtgaggtggtggtgctgtggATGAGCAGGTGGGAGGAGCCGGAGGCGGAGATGAGGGCGTTGGGGGTGGGGGCTAGAGAGAAGATTTCGGTTGGGTGGGCTGGGGGAACAAGTGTTAGTTGCGATGCGATCTCGAGATGGTGTTGCGAATAGAGAAAAGGAGTTATGGAaagttgatggtgatgaaggggagggaggCTTACCTTGGTCCACCGTGTGGAGGGTTAGGTATTGTTTCGACTTGGTAGAGGTTAGTATTTAGGCGTGCCGACTGTGAACTTGTGAATTCTCACCATTGTCACTGTCTGTCCATACACGAGGCGAATGTAGAGTGGTTTGCGACAGGAAGTTGTCGCGGGAGGGAAGTTGTTTGGAGAAGGAAAGTAGTGGTTCTGGTGTTGGAGACAAGCAACTGGATGGTGGGGCAGCGACTGCAGCTTTCAAGACGTCACATCCGCGGTGCTAGCCGGGGTGCTCCAGAGCCTCCAGGTACGTACTTATCCGCCATCTTGATGTGGAATCCACCTTGAGGATGAGACAAACCGAGAGTCGACATTTGGCTGTTTGATAGTCCATGTTGGGATGAATTGATAGCTTTACTGGTTTGAATTTACAATGAGCGTTGAGCCCAAAGTTATGTGGTATCATCGATATCCTGGGGAACGCTCCCGGTGCCCTTTTCGATACACACCGGCGCGAACACTTTTGGTATATGTACAGAATAGTATACATTGTCTCGCTTCACACATGGACACCTAGATCGTACACAGATGTTGTGTGGTATGGGACGGATACAGCAACTGAAGTCAAGTGCCATCTTTCCCCGGGCATTATCACATGCCCTGATCCCAtcatcctccctctcctctctccaaCTCAGCATGCGCCGCTTAGTAGGCCTTGGCGTTGCTGCCACCATTACGGTCCATGAAGCCCTTGAGCTCTGTTGGGGTGTCATCAGTCAGTCAGCATATCTCCCTAGCACCATAAAGACATGAAGTATCCCAGCAGTTCCATCACATACTTCCCAGGCAGGTGGAGCACAAGTGGTGCATCCGCTTGAGGTTGCCGCAAGCCGGGCACCGGTTGAGATGTGTCACGTCCTTGAGCGCCTTGCCGGCCATCTGCCTGTGTCTCTTCTTCATGTGCgacgtcttcttcttgggcacGGCGCGCAGGATGCCTTCCCAGATGTCCTCGAGCAGCGACGGTATCGACGGGAGGAGcgagatggcggcggcgggcacGGCGAAGTTGAGGGCGGGGACACCGAAGCGCTGTGTCCTGAGGGTTTGGAAGAAGGTCGAGGGGTTGAAGAGCCGCATGGCGggggcggcagcagcagcagtcatGGCGGCCATTTTGAAGATTGGGGTATCGGGTTGGTTGCTGGGTGAAGTATACCTAGATGGAATTCGTTTTCGGATATGCGCAAAAAGTATTCTAAGGGAATTTGTAGTTGTCGCGCGAGATATTGGGGCTTCCGGTTCAGTCCCTTGATGATGTCGTGTCTTGCTCCCTCCCTTGTTCAAATTCCAAACCCTGCTGTGTGGCCGTCAAGGTGCTGTGTCCGGGTGGTCGGATCGCGAATCGGGAATCGGTGGACGGAGAGCGGAGTGTGATTTCTCGGACCAAAGCAAAAGGTGCTTCTTCCTCTGCTGGGCTGCCGGGGCCGAAAGTCGAGAACTGGCACCGCGCCCGCGCGGGACGGCAATCGTTGGAGGGGATCCACCCATCTCAGAAAATTCGGGCATGGGTGACACGGACCTACCAACCATTCGCGGTTCCCCCCAGGTCTTTTGTTAGTGCAATTAGTGCAGCACTCGCTGTCAAGTCAGTGCAGGTGCTGCTAAACCCGATTCGGGTGTTCCTGAAGCACTGACCCCACAGGGCCAATCAAACGAGCTGGGCGGCAAGGTGCGTGTCTGCCCCTTTCCCAGCTCCCGTCGTTCAGTGATTCGCAGGTTCAATTTGGCAGTCGACTCCCAGTTAGGTTAGGTTGCCTGGCCCcctggaagtggaagggaaatTGTGTTGTTTGGCAACgtgcagtagcagcagcagcagcagcagcagcagcgggcaGCACTGCAGTGACAACCAACAGCCAGCCAGGTCCCGTCTGGCAGTCTTTCTGTAGGGGAAAGCACCATCACGTTGTCTTGGTTGGTGCCGTCGGGTGTCCAGTTCCATCTCCCATCCTCCCATTGCCCGATTGATTGAACCAAGCATCTGATTGCTTGTCCCCTAATTGCACTTTTGTTTCATTTCAcgaccacacacacacacaccacttctcttcttccccgttGTCCATCCCGTCCGTCTCCAGTCCAACCCACGCCCTTCCTTCGACCGCCCGACAACAgccatcttcatctccattcgcttctctctctttgttCCGCCGCCAATTCTCTTCCCGCCATCACCTGCTTTTTGGAATAATAAGTAGCCCCCATCAAGTTCGCAATCATGTCGACCATGGGCCCTGCCACCGTCCACCCCGAGACCCACGTCGGTTTCGACAGCATCACCTCCCAGATTGAGCGCAAGCTGCTCAAGCGCGGCTTCCAGTTCAATGTCATCTGCGTTGGTACGTCTACCTCTCCATTCTCTGCCATCAACCTATGCCCACGCAACTAACACCGCTTCCACCCAGGCCAAACCGGCCTCGGCAAGTCGACcctcatcaacaccatcttCGCTTCCCACCTCATCGACTCCAAGGGCCGCCTCCAACCCGACGAGACCGTCCGCTCCACCACCGAGATCCAGTCCGTCTCCCACATCATCGAGGAGAATGGCGTCCGTCTCCGCCTCAACATTGTCGACACCCCCGGCTACGGCGACATGATCAACAACGACCGCTGCTGGGATCCCATTGTCAAGTACATCAAGGACCAGCACTCTGCCTACCTCCGCAAGGAGCTCACTGCCCAGCGTGAGCGCTACATCCAGGACACCCGCATCCACTgctgcctcttcttcatccagcCCTCGGGCCACTCGCTCAAGCCCATCGACATTGTCGTCCTCAAGAAGCTGTCGGATGTCGTCAACGTGGTGCCCGTGATTGCCAAGTCGGACTCCCTTACGCTGGAAGAACGCCAGGCCTTCAAGGAGCGCATCAAGGAGGAGTTTGCCTTCCACAACCTCAAGATGTACCCCTACGACAACGACGAgcttgacgaggaggagcgcTCCCTGAACCAGCAAATCAAGGTGGGCTTTTGTACTTGCCCCAGAAAGTAACAATAGCTAACGTGACACAGAGCCTCATTCCCTTCGCTGTTGTTGGTTCCGAAAAGAGCATCGTGGTCAACGGCAAGCAGGTCCGCGGTCGCCAGAACCGCTGGGGCGTGATCAACGTGGAGGACGAGAACCACTGCGAATTCATCTACCTCCGaaacttcctcctccgcacCCACCTCCAGGACCTCATCGAGACCACATCCCAGATCCACTACGAAACCTTCCGTGCCAAGCAGCTATTGGCCCTCAAGGAAAGCAGTGCGCAGGGACACAGCAGCAGGCCAATCAGCCCGGCTGCGGATCGCGAGATGAGCCGCAACTCTCAACGCATGACCATGAACGGCTACTAGGAGAAGCCCAACCACAATCAATGAGGACAGCAAACTTGACGGAGAGTCGGCATGCGCAACACACTGCAATCCCCCGATATAGACGAACGACGACCGATACGCCCCTCGAGGATATGGGGGGCCAGAACTAAAAAGGCTTTGTTTGGGTCGGGAAACAAGCGATGGCGCAAACGGGATGCAATGCGTTTATTCACTACTGCCACGTCTTGTTGGTGATATGGTTATTTCGGTGGAGTGGACTTCTTAACCCCCTAATTTCGTTTTTAGTACCGGAAGCTCCATTGCATCTCTGCAGCTTTTGGGCCGACTTTCTATCTTAATGAGGCCTTGTCAGAGAGTATGCACTTGAGGGCTAGATTCAATATTTTTACGGAATACATACAGATGTGCCGAGAAAGGCGGATGGGAGCTTTCCAGGGAGGGTCCGAGGCAGAGCAGTTTAGAGACGAGGTTCTTGGGCCAGCTTAATTGTAGCCATGTTGTTTTATACAGATGTTCAATACCCAGCTTATTACGTACTTGCCGCTTTGGTTTCTTGACTTTCTTgactttgatgatgatgatgatgatgaggatgaagatgaataAGTCTGGCAAAATAACCTGACCTGCTCTGTTTCAAAGAAAAGCCTGGAAGCTCAAGCTGACAATGAACCCAAGTCCCGTCCCGGGATGCCCTAGACTGACGTTAACTCCGGGGGCTGTTTACAGTAAACTCTTTGCCCCACCAATCCACGCGTGCCGTTCTCAGAGACACGTCCCACTCGAGTGGATTTCCCATTTGTGTCATTCCCGCATTCCCACAATTTCCATGtcgtctttcttctttctttctcattCGCATGTCCATCTCATCCTGGAACCCGATCTTAGTCAAGAGACTTAAACCTTGGAATCGCCAAATCCAttccatcaatcaatcaatcaataaCTCCCGTCGACCTTGATGTAAACAATCATgcgcttcttcatcatcgttaCCGACCACACGGATACCCAGTCGCATAGAGGTACACATCGCCACCATCCATAGCCATAACCgtttacctaggtacttttgcaacaacatcaccatccatcgccatccaccaccatccgGAGCCAACCGTGAATAATGACTACGAATAAAATGGCCCCAAAGGACCCAGATATCGATATGATGGATATAGaccacaacgacgacgacgacgacgacgacgatgatgatgactttGATGCCGACGAACTAGATGCGTATTTCCAGGCGCATGGGTTGGATGAAGTACACGAACCGTTTCGGTGGGTGTCGCCTGATCGAGGACGACAAGCACAGGAGGAAGCActgccactaccaccaccaccatcaccaccaccaccatcgggACAACCACAGCGGGGGCATGAATCCTACTTGGGAGGGAAGGACTCCAGGTGGAAGGAtaaggggaaagggaaggctGTTGAGATCGAATTGGATGATGGAGTAAATGGGTATTCCCAGGTGGAGGGGCAGGCGCAGGGGCAGGGACTTCGGGGGATGGATATGGAGTTGGAAGGggttgatgaggagatggaggaggatcaGGATTATGAGAGGCCGCCTCCTTCTTATCAGCCTCCGGTACAACCGCGAATACAACAGCAGACTTCTTACAGCTTAGGACCAAATGCCaagtggaaaggaaaggagaaggaaaaagattATGGACGAGGGGATGTGCTTGGACTGGATGCATATGGTCCTACGGTACTCGGGAATTCTGCAGGACTAGAGACTCGGAATGTGCCTGGGTTTGGCAAAGGGGATGTCCTCGGGAATCCAGCTGGATTTGGTAAAGGCGATGTCCTAGGCCGAGACGCTGGATTTACGAGCGATGTACTCGCGAGAGACAGTAGGCTAGCCAAAGTTTGCGCATGGCTGGACCAAGCCACCGAGTCCGGGATACCGCTCAAAGTCCTCAGCAAGGataacgccgccgccgccgccaaccaaCAACATATTAAAGAGGACGGCCAGACGAAAGCAGAA
The Neurospora crassa OR74A linkage group II, whole genome shotgun sequence DNA segment above includes these coding regions:
- a CDS encoding Ski8, with product MSKQYLTLHTVDQAHPTEIFSLAPTPNALISASGSSHLLIHSTTTSPTFPLTQTLSNAHRLGCHHITTARGGPGNTFVSVGFGGDTKVWHRNPETDQWSLYWTLPTPDNKKEKGDVWAVALSADEGYLAATTSDGRIHVWDVLGKAKIQTYETGASAGGGGGHDSVGTGSFAMAVDLSRDGKFTASGHENGGVYVFNNDAGRMVYSLSGLAKPIRAVAFSPGCKRLAAAGNAGIIAIYDMQHGEHVANLSATGTRPAWITSIDWNDTGEYLLSGSLDGKVRVWDVARGVCVATHSETESALWCVRWLPKSEKVLAPGMGKGEMFVAAGANRSLTFYREATGS
- a CDS encoding mitochondrial ribosomal protein subunit L32, which codes for MAAMTAAAAAPAMRLFNPSTFFQTLRTQRFGVPALNFAVPAAAISLLPSIPSLLEDIWEGILRAVPKKKTSHMKKRHRQMAGKALKDVTHLNRCPACGNLKRMHHLCSTCLGKLKGFMDRNGGSNAKAY
- a CDS encoding cell division control protein 10; translated protein: MSTMGPATVHPETHVGFDSITSQIERKLLKRGFQFNVICVGQTGLGKSTLINTIFASHLIDSKGRLQPDETVRSTTEIQSVSHIIEENGVRLRLNIVDTPGYGDMINNDRCWDPIVKYIKDQHSAYLRKELTAQRERYIQDTRIHCCLFFIQPSGHSLKPIDIVVLKKLSDVVNVVPVIAKSDSLTLEERQAFKERIKEEFAFHNLKMYPYDNDELDEEERSLNQQIKSLIPFAVVGSEKSIVVNGKQVRGRQNRWGVINVEDENHCEFIYLRNFLLRTHLQDLIETTSQIHYETFRAKQLLALKESSAQGHSSRPISPAADREMSRNSQRMTMNGY